One genomic segment of Bacteroidota bacterium includes these proteins:
- the mnmH gene encoding tRNA 2-selenouridine(34) synthase MnmH translates to MPTSIDIEQFLILSREYPILDVRTPAEFEKGNIPGAHNLPLFTNEERAIVGTIYKQQGRQPALLKGLELVGPKMKELVLKVETIINQDTTSIASSMEFVPTMEGERAGVRSILMHCWRGGMRSSSVAWLLELYGYKVYTLKGGYKFFRRYVLATLDGNRKYIILGGRTGSGKTLVLKKLAEQSEQVVDLEKLAHHKGSSFGSIGEEKQPTQEQFENCLAIELKRFDPLKHIWLEDESRLIGKKVIPAGMWEQMRAAKVAYIDIPFNIRAEYLTKEYGQFTKKELAEAITRITKRLGGLQAKQALEALEANDLKTTCEICLAYYDKTYDHGLQQRETATVKKYIFEKIDADFIASEIKQVK, encoded by the coding sequence TTGCCTACAAGTATCGACATCGAACAATTTCTTATCCTATCCCGGGAATATCCAATACTGGATGTTCGCACGCCTGCTGAATTTGAAAAAGGCAATATCCCGGGAGCGCACAACCTGCCATTATTTACAAATGAAGAACGGGCTATTGTCGGAACTATTTACAAACAACAGGGCCGCCAACCTGCCCTCTTAAAGGGACTCGAACTTGTCGGCCCTAAAATGAAAGAACTTGTTTTAAAAGTTGAAACCATTATTAATCAGGACACTACATCCATTGCCTCCTCTATGGAGTTTGTCCCGACAATGGAGGGAGAGAGGGCCGGGGTGAGATCTATTTTAATGCACTGCTGGCGTGGAGGGATGCGCAGCAGCAGTGTTGCCTGGCTGCTGGAATTATACGGGTACAAAGTTTATACGCTTAAAGGTGGGTATAAATTTTTCAGGCGATATGTTTTAGCAACTCTTGATGGTAACCGTAAGTACATTATACTGGGAGGACGAACAGGTTCGGGAAAAACTTTGGTTTTAAAAAAGCTGGCAGAACAATCGGAGCAGGTTGTAGATCTTGAAAAATTAGCACATCATAAAGGTTCCTCATTTGGTTCGATCGGAGAGGAAAAACAGCCAACACAGGAACAGTTTGAAAATTGCCTGGCAATTGAACTTAAAAGGTTTGATCCGTTAAAACACATCTGGCTTGAAGATGAGAGCAGGCTGATCGGGAAAAAAGTAATACCGGCGGGCATGTGGGAACAGATGCGTGCAGCAAAAGTAGCTTACATCGATATCCCATTCAATATACGTGCTGAGTATTTAACAAAAGAATACGGGCAGTTCACCAAAAAAGAGTTAGCAGAAGCTATAACACGCATTACCAAGCGGCTTGGGGGGCTTCAGGCAAAACAAGCTTTGGAGGCACTTGAAGCCAATGATCTTAAAACCACCTGCGAAATATGCCTGGCCTATTACGACAAAACCTATGATCATGGGTTACAACAGCGTGAAACGGCAACCGTAAAAAAATACATATTTGAAAAAATAGATGCAGATTTTATCGCGTCTGAAATAAAACAAGTAAAATGA